A portion of the Solea senegalensis isolate Sse05_10M linkage group LG17, IFAPA_SoseM_1, whole genome shotgun sequence genome contains these proteins:
- the LOC122784101 gene encoding protein FAM177A1 has translation MDSSHQEEVTCNQEPEFTGPASSKEKKIIYFSSGETMEEDSEEEEEESLSTAPFRETAEKTRISFRKLAFLVGRISLLTCDFLGERLAGALGLNAAKYQYAVDQYQRDHKKPSSKTPGGIMEGRGEMIHLSARQDRSHYGATGEARCSDDNHTNRKDGYHNGSYQADEDCLK, from the exons ATGGACAGCAGCCACCAGGAGGAA GTAACATGCAACCAGGAACCAGAGTTCACCGGACCTGCGTCGTCCAAAGAGAAGAAGATCATCTACTTCTCCAGCGGTGAAACCATggaggaggacagtgaggaagaagaggaggagtccTTAAGCACGGCCCCTTTCAGGGAAACCGCAGAGAAG acTAGGATCTCATTCAGAAAGCTGGCCTTTCTCGTTGGGAGGATTTCACTGCTGA CTTGTGATTTCCTTGGAGAGAGACTTGCTGGTGCACTTGGACTGAATGCTGCCAAATACCAGTACGCTGTAGATCAATATCAGCGTGATCACAAG AAACCAAGCAGCAAAACCCCAGGTGGCATCATGGAGGGACGTGGAGAGATGATCCACCTCTCTGCTCGACAGGATCGGAGTCATTATGGAGCTACAGGCGAAGCAAGATGCTCAGACGATaaccacacaaacagaaaagatGGATACCACAACGGAAGCTATCAAGCAGACGAGGattgtttgaaataa
- the brox gene encoding BRO1 domain-containing protein BROX, which yields MAHWFHRNPLKATAPVSFNLYGVAGSPAANKICNDLRTTRARLLEMFTDVTCNAEIMKNATDAYFSLLQGFISSLDGTTQENKLRFIQNFKWTDTLQGNTPSAQQDAVFELISMAFNVAMWYTKFASRLAGKENITEPEAKDVHRSLKAAAGIFKTLKDTHIPRLITPAEKGRDLEPRVIDAYIIQCQAEAQEVTIARAIELKHNATIVAALAYETANFYQKADHTLNTLDPEYSSKWRKYLQLKQLFYMAYAYCYHGQTLLASDKCGEAIRSLQEAERCYSRAEALCKEYRQTKGPGSTAKPSEQLFFLKLGGLIKNTLEKCERENGFIYFHKVPAEAPVLELKASYGLAEPIPFELPPLTEQCTPEVYATFDLTKGAKNDKAKPKEQEVKPMKEPDLKPQKDTGCVVS from the exons ATGGCACATTGGTTTCACAGAAACCCACTGAAGGCAACTGCGCCTGTGTCTTTTAATTTGTATGGCGTGGCAGGGAGCCCCGCTGCCAATAAGATATGCAA TGACCTGAGGACAACCAGAGCGAGACTGCTGGAGATGTTCACTGATGTCACCTGCAACGCTGAGATCATGAAAAACGCCACAGATGCTTACTTCTCCCTCTTACAAG GCTTCATCTCATCCTTGGATGGAACTACACAGGAGAACAAACTCAGGTTCATCCAGAACTTCAAGTGGACTGACACCTTACAAGGAAACACACCAAG TGCCCAGCAGGACGCAGTCTTTGAACTCATCTCCATGGCCTTCAATGTAGCCATGTGGTACACAAAGTTTGCCTCTAGACTAGCAGGCAAAGAAAA CATAACAGAGCCTGAAGCAAAAGATGTTCACCGGAGCCTGAAGGCTGCTGCTGGAATATTCAAAACCCTCAAG gATACACACATCCCCCGTCTCATCACCCCAGCTGAAAAGGGCAGAGACCTGGAGCCCAGAGTCATCGACGCGTACATCATCCAGTGCCAAGCAGAAGCACAAGAAG tgacaatTGCCAGAGCTATTGAACTGAAGCACAACGCCACAATTGTTGCAGCGCTGGCTTATGAAACGGCAAACTTTTATCAAAAAGCTG ATCACACACTGAACACGTTGGACCCAGAGTACAGCAGCAAGTGGAGGAAGTATCTTCAACTGAAGCAGCTCTTTTACATGGCTTAT GCTTACTGCTATCATGGGCAGACACTGCTGGCAAGTGACAAGTGTGGTGAGGCTATAAGATCTCTCCAGGAAGCTGAAAGGT GTTACTCCCGTGCTGAGGCTTTGTGTAAAGAGTATCGACAGACCAAAGGCCCAGGCTCCACAGCCAAACCATCGGAGCAGCTGTTCTTCCTCAAACTCGGCGgcctcattaaaaacacactggagaAGTGCGAGAGGGAAAATGGATTCAT ATACTTCCATAAGGTGCCAGCCGAGGCACCCGTGCTGGAGTTAAAGGCGAGTTACGGCCTGGCTGAGCCAATCCCGTTTGAGCTGCCCCCTCTCACAGAGCAGTGCACCCCTGAGGTATATGCCACCTTTGACCTGACCAAGGGAGCCAAGAATGACAAG GCTAAACCCAAGGAGCAGGAGGTGAAACCAATGAAGGAGCCAGATCTGAAGCCTCAGAAGGACACGGGCTGCGTCGTCTCCTAA
- the LOC122784509 gene encoding alpha-1,6-mannosyl-glycoprotein 2-beta-N-acetylglucosaminyltransferase — translation MFSHKMRFRLIKRNLIGLLVVSCVVLTLLFSTRALLLSDNDSVNSRDVDEGGQALHQKLNFASLPELSLSVYNANFRQNVLNADRFPEEPQLVLIVQVHNRPEYLKLLIKSLQNAAEVHSVLLIFSHDYFSEEINNIVQEITFCKVLQIYYPFSIQLYPTEFPGQDPRDCPRDISKENALKTRCLNAEQPDAYGHYREAFITQPKHHWWWKLHFMWERVQVMQGYSGFVIFLEEDNYILPDFFHFYKSMIEFRKNNCPECDMLALGNHNGITDFTKLSNKVLTTGWMSTKHNIGMAISREVYYKLMGCCNEFCTYDDYNWDWTLQHLSGTCIPKPLKVLAAQGSRVLHTGDCGLHQKDNCRPEWAFQKVVEGLIIIKDSLYPQSLVLSGAEPVEHKAHVLNGGWGDVRDHSLCISYSQRL, via the coding sequence ATGTTCTCACACAAAATGAGGTTCAGGCTGATCAAGAGGAATCTAATCGGGCTGCTGGTTGTTTCCTGTGTAGTTTTGACTCTCCTGTTTTCAACACGTGCTTTACTACTTTCCGACAATGACAGCGTTAACAGCAGAGACGTGGATGAGGGGGGTCAGGCATTGCACCAGAAGTTAAACTTTGCCTCGCTGCCAGAGTTGAGTTTGTCCGTTTATAATGCAAATTTCAGGCAGAATGTGCTCAATGCAGACAGGTTTCCAGAGGAGCCTCAGTTGGTGTTAATCGTGCAGGTCCACAACAGGCCTGAATACCTCAAGTTGCTCATCAAGTCCCTGCAGAATGCTGCTGAGGTCCACAGTGTCCTTCTGATCTTCAGCCATGACTATTTttcagaggaaataaataacataGTGCAAGAGATAACATTCTGCAAGGTACTGCAAATCTATTACCCCTTCAGCATTCAGCTGTATCCCACTGAGTTTCCGGGACAGGATCCACGAGACTGCCCTCGGGACATCTCTAAGGAGAATGCTCTGAAAACAAGATGCCTTAATGCAGAACAACCGGACGCCTATGGGCATTACAGGGAAGCCTTCATCACTCAACCCAAACACCACTGGTGGTGGAAACTGCACTTTATGTGGGAGCGAGTGCAAGTCATGCAGGGATACAGCGGCTTTGTAATCTTCCTCGAGGAGGACAACTACATCCTCCCGGACTTTTTCCATTTCTACAAGTCAATGATAGAGTTCAGGAAGAACAACTGCCCGGAGTGTGACATGCTGGCTTTGGGCAACCACAACGGCATAACTGATTTTACCAAATTGTCCAATAAGGTATTGACCACTGGGTGGATGTCCACTAAACACAACATAGGCATGGCCATCTCCAGGGAGGTATACTATAAACTGATGGGCTGCTGCAATGAGTTCTGCACCTATGACGACTACAACTGGGACTGGACTCTGCAGCATCTTTCTGGCACCTGCATCCCAAAGCCACTCAAAGTCCTCGCAGCACAGGGTTCCAGGGTCCTTCACACTGGAGACTGTGGTCTTCACCAGAAGGATAATTGCAGGCCGGAGTGGGCTTTTCAGAAAGTTGTGGAAGGGCTTATAATAATCAAGGACAGCCTCTATCCTCAATCCCTTGTCCTGAGTGGTGCAGAACCAGTTGAGCACAAAGCACACGTGTTGAACGGAGGATGGGGAGACGTTCGAGACCATAGTCTGTGCATTAGCTACTCCCAACGACTTTGA